The sequence below is a genomic window from Trichosurus vulpecula isolate mTriVul1 chromosome 5, mTriVul1.pri, whole genome shotgun sequence.
ttagatttctaaacttatcagagtatgttattcccttcttgaactagatcagatgacagtaaagctcaaatactgctcttctccctcccttctttccctctactataatatgtttttttgccacttcctttggtgtaatttacccttttctactacctccttaccacttccctcatagccctccctttatatctcttatttatattttatatctttacatcagttaatttatacaggcattcacaacctatgtatatccctttcatttgtcataatagttgtaccattcacaagaatgacttatatatgtatatatatatatatatatatatatatatatatacataaaaaacatacataagatgatataatcccacataaagatgtaaacaacctaagcttattggttaatgaggtttgtggggtttttccccctggttacctttttatgtctctcttttaaggtgttgttttcttcagtatatttttcagtattttggggggtctcctttagcaagtcattgacttgattttcatggttttctcgcatccttctcatttctcttcccaatttttcctctgcttctctaacttgcttttccaaatcctttttgagctcttccatggcctgagaccagttcatgtttttcttggacgtttctgttgtaggctctttgactttgttaacttcttctgtctgtatgttttagtcttctttgtcaccaaagaaagaatccaaagtctgagactgaatctgggtgcatttttgctgcctggccatattcccagccaactaacttgactcttgagtttttcagtggggtatgactgcttgtcgagttaagagaactatgttccaagcttggggggatgtgccatctctgccacaccagcactccttcttccccaagaacccccaacccggactggacttagatcttcagcaggctcttcaatcctgctctgatccgccacttaattcctcccaccaggtgggcctggggccagaagcaatggcagctgtagttctgtagctgacctacctcctctgcccctggggcggtgaccgaaccacaaactcctttatAACTCTGTCCctagcagctttttccactaaccttctctgttgtctttggtgtttgtggattgagaattctggtaactgctgcagctcactgattcagggcgctaggacacgctctgcctggctcctggtctggttggtccacgccgcccatgctgggctctattCCACTCTgttcagctctgctcccagctccctgcggtatagacctcacccagagaccatccattcTGCCCTgcactggagccctgcttccctctgctattttgtgggttctgcagttctagaattggttcagagccatttttataggtttttggggggactcagcggggagctcacgctagtccctgctttcccgcCACCATCtagattccatgattctttacAAGATTTACGTGTGGATGGGGATTAATGGTGATTTGAGTTCTATGGAGTATTCAATAGAAAAGTGACATATGCAGCAACTGTCTGTCTCAAATgtagtataaaaataaaaaagttaaattataCCCAGATTAATGTTATTGTTTCTTTACACATTCCTCTGAGACAGAGCCAAAGGACTATTGGGTCTCTGGTCCCAGAGGACTTCAGGAAGAGTACAAATGCTGCCATCTCACATTCTACTGAGCTGTTTGTGCTTAGAGGCctcaagggaggaggaaagagatagaATCAAAAAGACATTTACATTCTGCATGCAGGTAGGCATGATATTCATTTCTAAAGGCAAAACTCAATGTAGAGCTAGTGAAAAGGGGGTTATTGGCAGCAAAtaacagtttctttttctatactgACAATGAATGCCCTTTGGGTCTTATCACGATAAGCTGAAATGAGCATCAAGTTACATTTTAATTAtctaaagataatttttatttcaacCATTTATTTTACATTATGATAAAGATATCAACAGACCATCCTGAAAGCTGAGCCTTGTTACACTGATTTCTGACATActttttaatcaattaattaaacaaTACTTAAGTGTGCTTACTGTGTAATATATTAGCtaatgttaataaatatttagcatCAGGAACTAGTTTGCATAGTTCCTAGCCCAGTGCATGGCTCTAGGAAGCAGCTTTgttcatatatttgtgtgtatgtgtttgcacATGCACATATGAATACAGTTATTCTCTTATCAAACAATTCTTGGTTGTCTCTGTAGATGTCAAGCTCTGAGCCAGAAATGAAGGAAAACCAGACTGTCTGCACCAAATTCTCCTTTGTGGCTTTCTCCTCTCTCGGTGAGCTACAACCCATGCTCTTTGTGGTATTCTTAGCCATATACACATTCACTGTGGTAGGAAACCTGGTGATCATCTGTCTGATCTGGGTGAGCCCTACCCTCCACACTCCCATGTATTTCTTCCTGGCAAATCTATCCTTTCTGGAGATGTGCTATATCACTAGTGTGGTGCCTCAGATGCTGGTGCACCTGTTGGTGGAGCCCAAGACAATGAGTGTGGCATGTTGTGCAGCTCAGATGTATGTCTTCACCATCCTGGGGCTGACAGAGTGCTGCCTGCTGGCAGCCATGGCTTATGATCGTTTTGTTGCTATCTGCTACCCACTACGCTACACATTACTGATGAACCCTAGGGTGTGCTTGCAATTGGCTGCAGTCTCCTGGACAACAGGAGTGGTTGTGGAGTCAGCCCAGACCACCTGGATCTTTACTCTCCCCTTCTGTGGCACAGGACAAATTCAGCACTTTTTTTGTGACATCATGCCTGTGGTGCAACTGGCCTGTGTAGACACCTCCCAAAATGAGATTGTGATGTTTTCCCTTTCTGTGCTCTTTATTATGAGCCCCTGCCTGCTCATTCTCTGCTCCTATGCCCGCATTCTCATTTCCATTTTGAGAATGCCCTCTGCTGCTGGCAGGCGCAAAGCTTTCTCTACTTGTTCCTCCCATCTCCTGGTTGTGTCTCTCTTCTATGGCTCAGCCCTCTTTACTTATATTCAACCCAAGGCTGCCCATACTCCAGACACAGACAAAGCAACTGCCCTCATGTACACAGTAGTCACCCCTGCACTCAACCCAGTCATCTATACCCTAAGAAACAAAGAAGTGAAAGGAGCCTTTTGGAGAATAGCCAGGAGGCATCCTCTTAGCCAAGATGCTTAAACTTGGCCCAAAGTGCATAATtagcaaaaatcaaaacaaaacaaaaaattcgtTCTGATTATTCAACTTTGTTCTTGTCTGCTCCCATCAGGTATGGTGGAAATGTAGATTCTTTTCTTTGATATCCTTCTCTCAGTACTGGTGAGTAAGAGAGTAGAGTAGCATGTTTGGTTGTTCTTACCACAGAATCAGTCAGTAGATTCATATGCTTGCAATAAGATAATAAATTTATCTGGTGCTTTATTTCAGAATGGCTGAAagtctctcatttaaggaaaaggatacttaatattttagcctCCATAAAGCCTGAGCTGTATCATAAAGTTTAAAGTtaaccctccccctccctactTAAACTTGCACATGTACCACATATATCCACATCCTGTATCATGCCTGTAACTGCTGTCTTTTAGTTTGGggttaaggtgttagattaagaatgTTTCCTTGTTTCAGGAATGTGAGGCCAATTATCCCCACTGATGGGGATGGAGGTCCAGTTTCCagggcttcttagaattgttttgcaAGGGGATTTtgggggcttcttagaattgttttgcaAGGGGGTTTGgggggcttcttagaattgtgTTCTCAGGGGTTTTTTAGGGGCATTTCTTAGAATTGTCTTCAAGGGGTATATAAACTGCCTGTCTGACCTCTATAATTGgcttccctcccccattctgcTCTGGAGTAGGCAATGCCCAGTTCTCACGCAagacttgcaaataaagcctTTGATTTTACCTTGAGAGACCtttgattgttatttcatttgggggGAATTATTGCCCCCCACACATGCTTGGTTGTTCTTACCACAGGATCAATCAGTAGATTCTTATGCTTCCAATAAGATAATAAATTTATCTGGTGCTTTATTTCATAGGAACATGTCTGGATGTTGGAAAGAAGATTCCCCCTCAGATATGGAgtggagaagagttgagaaagtaGTTGGTAGATTGTATGCACCACAAGTGGTTAATTAGTTTCTCCCTTTTATAAACACCTCTATTTCCTTCAAGTGATCCTTGTTTGCCATAGTTTTAAATCCCTTTGCCATCCTAATTGGTCAACTCAAGATATACTTCAGTTTTCAATGTATCTTCTAAAATGCATCTCCTAGAACAGAGCACAATGTTCCATCCAATTAATCAAAAATCATCCATAATACACTTATTGTGTGTCTATTAGTTTTCTAAGccctagggatgcaaagaaaatgcaaaaattatGCTTGAAAGAGAACCTTATGTTCTCATTGGGGAGAGAGCATGTGCTTAAATaagcacaaacaagatatattcaaATCAGATACAAGTTAACCACAGggaagaaggcactagcatccAGGGGACAAGGAAAACTCTTACAGAAGGTAATACTTGAGATAATTTTTGAGAAAAGCATAAGATTCTAGAGACACAGATAAGGAAGGAATGCATTTCAGGCTTATGGGACAGTCTGTGTAAAAGCATGAAAATGGGAGATTAAGCACTATGTGATAGATAGCAAAAAGACCAAAATGGTTGCATCATCAACAAAGTGAAGAGAAGTAATAAGCAAGAGGACTGGGAGGACAGGAAGAGTCCATGCTGTGAAAGTCACTTGAATTTTTTGATTTTTAGATTTCCCATCTGTAAtgtgaggataatagtagcacctacttcatagggttgttatgaggattaaaggagataacatgtatacTTTGCataacttaaagcactatataccacctatcatcatcatcatcatcatcatcatcatcattgtcatcattctaGTCAAGGATATCTATTCCAAATTTGTCCAATACCTGAAAAGAACCATCTGAAATACTATATGAAGAGCTTGGCCAAAATCTACACAAAATGTATTCCAACATTCCCTTTAACTAGTACTTTAGTAATcaggtcagaaaaggaaatgagattagtcaGACTTGACTTGCTCATAATGAAGCCCTGGTGGTTCTTTATAatcactgctttcttttctagatatttCCATTTATCTCTTCAGTGGATCCTTCTAGATTGTAAGTCAATCTCACTGGCTTGTAGTGTGAAGACTGTTCTCTGCTCTTTTTTGAAAAGCAGGACATTTGCCCTTCAACCATTTTTAGTATATCTCctgttttccatgatctttcaaatattgcTGAAAATGAATCAACAATTTCCATGTGAGAAGATGTAGTTCATCCGGAATAGGTGACTTGAATTCCTCCAGGTAATTATGTCCTTTCctaccctttccttttccttgggTATCAACTTGCTGTAAGTCATTTGTGTTCTATCATTTCCAGTGCAAAGATCATGTTATTtggcagaaaaaagaaaagtcaagtaAGTCTCAAGAAGTTTCTCCATCACTCTTTTGTCAGTTATCAACATCTTGTGCATTCCATTCTTTTATTACCTCTTTCCCcatatatagttttttaaaaagtcaatatcCCCAAATGTGAGGGAAGATGAGAGGGAGTAGTCATTACTCGTTCAATGTCAACATGGAAAAGTTCTGTGCTTGCCCCTGTGCTTTTTAATCTTTTATAGTTTCTCTTGAATAAGGGCTTGGATTGGCACAATCTTCAAATATGCAGAAGACACATAGGTGGGGAGGATAGCTTATGTACTGAGTGATAGAATCAGGATCCGAACAGATCTTGGTGGGCTGAGTATTGAGATGAATCtgttaagatgaaattcagtaagtATAAATTCTTACAGTGGGCATAAAAAatactagtttgtttttttttttctgaaaaagatggGTCACCCATGTGACAtggcagtcagaaaaaaaatgtgattatgGTCTTCATTAATGGTGAGAGCTTCCAGGCAGAGGAAAGTGGTAATTCTATGTTCCTTTGACTTCAGAACACGTTTTCTAAGTGTTTTCCTTTTCAACCTTAGATCATTCTGAGTTTTCCTGACACTCTTTACGACACTGGGTCATGTTTTTATATTAATCCTTTCTTACCTGTACTTGCTTCTATCTTCTGTATATTTCTTTTGGGAATTTAAATTTAGTTTACTAGTTCCTTCTATATCCACACCTACATTGTCagacaaatttcatttttaatgctcATTGTAATTGCTACAGTTTGTGTCTCCATAACTTCATTATTAAATATCTTTCATCTTTCTTGGGCTGGCTTCCCCTTTTGTATTTTTGTCCATGGCAATCTACCTCTTTTTCCTCTCAATCCTTTGAATTCTCATTTCCTAAAATCTGTATACATGTCAGATGATGTctgaatttctgtttctttatcaCAAACCCCAGGGTTCCAATCATTTCCAAACCAGCAACCAGTTCTTTTCTGTTAGTGAAAAATCAAATcccaaatttatcttgccctacaaggaagacCATCTCCCCTGCATTagccattctctcctcttctccccatcttaactctttggtgaaccaattcaactctactcTGTCCTCATCTCTTGAATCCCTTCCCTCCTTATCATATGACCAATTATGTCTAGTAAAGCCTTAGTTTTCGACCACTCCCTCCATTTATGGCTTACACACATGTTGCTGAATGAAGGTGAAGAAAATCACATAATCATTCTGAGTGGGTCCTCTACAAATTGTTTTACAATTCCAACCGAGCCCTCAATCTCCCTCTCTTAACCCCTGTTTCACATGATGAAATGACTTTGTACTTTTCTAAGGCTAACCTCATTCAAGTGATTTCCTTCTGTTTCATCTCTTCCAATAGATTTCCCCCTCTGTCATTTccattctctcatttattttcaatctctcctcttggtgttaattcattaaatataaaTGGGCTGTTAATAAGTGGAAATGAGGTATGGGGTGGCACAAACTGGAATGGGGGCCTCAGCAAATATTATTAGAGTGATACCTCAATACCTTAAAGACACTTCTAGACCACTGAGAGGAAGATATAGTCAGACTTGCTGCCAGAAAGTTAGATTAGAGGGATTACTACATTTCCTAAATTATTCATCTATTTTCAAAGCCACATCTACCTGTGAATCATCCATATATGTAACAAACATGGCACATCAGAACTGAAGCAACAATGAAGACtgtctcttaatctctcttccCCTACACTTGTTCCTTCTTCTCCTAAACAAACAATAGGGGATTCAGTTCAGACTTCCTAATCTTTCCCAATTGTTGATTAATACCCTTACTAATAGACTAATCCAGACTTCTAAGGCTTGTTAGGAAATTCAGTCAGATCTCTGTAGATTGTTTGGAAAATTTCTCCAAAGACCATACaagtttatttaatttcttatgatcTTAAAGGATCTATCTGTACGTATATCTTATTGAATATTTCCATCAACGGTggtaaaaaatagattttaaggGCTTATCAAGACATCTAGATTCCTTTTCCCTCTGAAAAATGGTGAAATTTAGATTTCTGAGACCTCAGAGATAATTCTACACCAATCCACTCTTCATTTTCTAGCAGCAGACTACTaaaggaaaatttaataattCTCATTGGGATTTATTAAAAATGACTTCATCAAGTAGCATAAGGAATTATCGATTTTGTTATTCTCCCTAGAAATAGAAAACTTAACGCTAGttgacttgaagaaaaaaaattgattggaAGAACACTTGGGagtaggaagaaggagaaggagacacTGACCTTTTTTCAAAGCACAGGcaaatttaagaaatttttttttctagagttaGATGCATGATTCCTCAGGTATCGTTAATTAATGTTAGATGATATGATACTATCTCTCCATAGCTAGGGTATATTATGCTCTAGTTTAGTTTTTTGATCTGTTCATCATTATAGATTGTATTTTTACCTAGAGAAAGACAAGCATCTAAGAAGTACAAGATTAAAAAGTTTCAAGACAATTTTCCTCTACATTCATTCAGAATACTCTACCAAAGTGAAAGGCTTCTAATTAATTTTTGGATTTAACATATCAGTGAAATGAGTCTCTTGTTGCTAATTATAGTTTGGGTTAATATGTTGAGTAAATGAataatattttgttcatttgaacTTCCTAGGAATTCCAGTTGTTACTTTTATAATGTAAACACACCAAAGGATCTGGAACTGAGGATATGCAGCCTCTAAAAGAGCTGATTAAAGGGGAAATGAAAACTCTCTTCATATGTCTAAAGGAATTAAGCATGAGAtattagattatttttttttctgattggccctagaggacagaagaggaagtaataGGTAAAAACTGTAGAATCATATTTATGTTTGAGATTCAGTAAAAACTTTCTACTAATTAGAAATTTATCTCAATTCTGCCATAAAATGAGTTTGTCCTCCTGATTAGGTTTCGCACTACTGGAGGGCTTTAAGCAAAGGTTGGATAACAATTTGTCAAGTATGCTGACAGGCATAAAGGAGATTCATTCAGAGACTCAGCTTTCATTAGCTAGCCTCTGAGGACCATTTCAATCTCTAAGAATCTATGGTACTTGGATTATTTTTTactaaaacctggaaagatgtacatgaactgatgcaaaatgaagtgatcaGAACAGGGTGAATCCAGTAGATTTCTGTAATGGGAAACACTggtacttttttgttgtcttttgttttagagtgcttctcggcactaaggcaatcaagtgcctttgagtcttgcctttgtttgaatcaagagtcattgattggaaacaatataaaaTGTGGTGagagtgattaaagatctttctcacATACTTTTGCTAAGTAAacgctaagccccagggccctaaacagggtatatatgttttgaggttggtattttgcttttggggtcacactcattggaagagtgtctgtgtagagactctgggtagccactggagccccccaggtttgaaaaatccagatgttggtgcttttctctctggtaactatgtatttaaTGTCTTGGTCAGCCtatttgttgatttgtgttattttgctctgtttatataatttctgcttgtaatttctgtttgtattttctctgcagttcaggttgctgacttttccccccagaactaagtgaataacatatgtatgtttaattaaagtaaggttgttatccccttaaagttgctttccctagaaaagcagatcaaagaacctatgctagtagccctcctgtatgctggtgcttttggctttacacagccatattagtggcaagtagcattgtagTTACAACTTCTTTtcagtgtaacaacaatattttatgatgatcaaatgtggatgacttagccattctcagcaatacaaagatccaagacaattccaagggattcatgaagaaaaatgctatctcttCGGAAAGAAgtgacagaatctgaatgcagatgaaagcatattattttttccttccttccttccttccttccttccttccttccttccttccttccttccttccttccttccttccttccttccttctttccttccttccttcatacttccttccttcctttctttctttctttctttctttctttctttctttcgttctttctttcttttttctgtcaaaGTGGGACATTTAGTTGGAAACATCCTGTGGGAAAATGAAGATGTAGATCTGTAGCTCAGAAGTGAAACCTAGACTGGAAACAAAGATTTAGGAATCATGTGCATGAAAGTGGTAATTGAAGCCACAGGACTGATTAATGTTATCAAGGGAGTTTAGCATCCTAACGAAAGTGTAAAGATAGAAAAGAAGACTAAGGGCAGATCCTCATAGAATACATACTTTAAGAGGGAGCCAgcgaaagaaaaaaaatgtggtctttctgaaaagaaaaaaggaatttcatTCTACTAGTAGGAAATGTTCTTGTCAAAAGTTACTGACAAGTCAAGAGAGATAAACACTGAAACAAAGTATATTGAATTTTGTGATTGAGGATTGGCATCTTCATAGACACCAACAGATGTCTGAATAGATAGTGGGGCAAAAGCCCAATTAAGAGTTGGAGAATATCTAGAAGCAAGTGACCAAGATAGCAAGAGGACTGGAGACCGTGGTGCACAAAGATCAGTCAAAAAAACTACGGATGTCAAGCCTAAAGAAGAGATGACTTATGAGTGACATAATAGTGGTCCAAAAGTGTCTGGATGATTATTAAAGTATCTAAATGATTGTTTTATGGAAAAAGGGTGAGATTTACTTTACCTAACTATAGTATAGAACAAATGGTAATATGCATAAgctgcaaagaggtaaatttaggcttgatatgagAAAAACTTTCCTAATTATTAGAATTTTCACCAAATGGAATTGTTTGCATTGCAAAATGTAATGTACTCCCCACTCCTTGCCTGACTCGGAAGTTTTCCCCAAACTGGCTAAGAAAATAATGTTCTATTTCTCTTACCATGCAAAATTGTTGTAAAAAAGGCCTTGCCTTTGCGACATCTATTCATGGACAATTATCTACTCCTCTTCTTGTTGGGcccagtgtgtgtgtgcgtgtgtgtgtatgtgtgtgtgtgtgtatgtatgtgtgtgtgtgtgtgtgtgtttgtgtgggtaTGGGTGTATGTGTCTGTTGTATATAGGGTGGGGTTGGGTGGTGGTGACAGGCAGCCTTAGCTCCTTTTAGGGACTGGATTTGAAACTTCTTTGTCATCTCATTTGTTGTCATACTTAAAGCTTTGCTGCAATATCCTGGTATCTGGGAAAGAAaaatgcctcagttttctgttaCCATTGATCACTTGGTAGGGAGGGGGCAGCACTCAATAACTACTTTATATttgttcacattttttctttttatctttattctgtatatatttttgtatgtgttctCATTCTCTCCCTATTATAATGTAAATTTATTGACAATAACCTGTTGTGTTCCATGTATTCCACTCCTAAGAAAACATCACCAcctcagaaaataaaaatgagtgagtgtctgtgggtggggggaggggtggatacCACTGACACTAAGAGTCCTCCTGCAACAACTACCCTCCCCTTGCCAACACTGCATATGGGAACATGGTATTCttgcccttcttttttttttttttttgaattagaattgtttttatttattactgtTTCAACACCAAAGAGAAACTTCTATACataaaaacatgcaaaaatagaactgtatatgaaactatgaattctGCATCATACCATTTGCCTTAAACATAATTCTATACTTTCATTTCAAAACAGTTCTGCTTGTCATCTTAGCTGAATTTCCCTCGTGTGAATTTACACATATTAAAATGGccctttaaaacattatttttactattatcaCATCACTAATTCCCACGGCCTTTCATtaacctccctttcttcttcccaattaaaaaca
It includes:
- the LOC118849566 gene encoding olfactory receptor 10C1-like; its protein translation is MSSSEPEMKENQTVCTKFSFVAFSSLGELQPMLFVVFLAIYTFTVVGNLVIICLIWVSPTLHTPMYFFLANLSFLEMCYITSVVPQMLVHLLVEPKTMSVACCAAQMYVFTILGLTECCLLAAMAYDRFVAICYPLRYTLLMNPRVCLQLAAVSWTTGVVVESAQTTWIFTLPFCGTGQIQHFFCDIMPVVQLACVDTSQNEIVMFSLSVLFIMSPCLLILCSYARILISILRMPSAAGRRKAFSTCSSHLLVVSLFYGSALFTYIQPKAAHTPDTDKATALMYTVVTPALNPVIYTLRNKEVKGAFWRIARRHPLSQDA